GAACTGTTGAGTTCTTAGGTGTTGACGGGGAACATAAATGCTAACGTGTGTATTATTAAAGCAGATGTGTGTACTAGAAAGCGGTGTTTAATTTTAGATGTACGTTGTTCTTTCGTCGAATCTTTTAAAGCTCTGCAAATTAATAACTAAACCTAATATAGTTGTGTGGTGAAATGGGATAGCGTTACCAGTAACATGTTAACAGTAGGcgcatattttctaatcgtgtttaaaactattaacaCAATTTTATAGAGTCGCTACAGTCGCCAGGCTACGTTTGTAAAAtcctgttaattttttttatttgcctccaacaacaactgaaaaCATTCCCCACTTTGCTCTGCATTACAGAATGTAAGTTTAAGTTACTTTATTTGCATATactagggtaggggaagatgggacacattttcattctctttataTCGTAGGGTCGGGAAAGTTGGGACGCGAGGCGTTAATAAATGTGTTCAATTAGAAATTTTATTATAGGCGATTATGATTTTTCTGTTGttctaaatttaaatgcatttgTAGAATACACTAATTGCTGTCAGGTGATGTTCTAACAATACCAACTGGCAGTATGTAGTGAACCAAGATCTTATACTTGCCTTTGCTGGCTTCGTGCACAATGAACAACCGTGTCATATGATATGTGTGTTTCGGTGGTTACGACTtggtttgtgtttattatgACATTGCTCACGTGTTAAACCAAATCGTTTCTTCGCTTAGTTCGCAGTATTGCGCATACATGGGATTACGAAATATGAGGGcaacaaataaagtttcgACTTCCTAAGGGGTTGAgggtgaaaataaatataaaggcGAATCTGTATATTATAGCAgatgtgtttaattttaagtagTGTAGAACTGCATATATGTTGTTGGTAATCAAGGAATTGTGAAACTCTGAACCTAAAACTGCACCTAGACAACAGAAATACGATTTACCTGATATCAAGCAACGCTAGATAATGCGGTTTATTTGTGTTAGACTTTTTCGtttgtatattaatttagataaGTTTAGAATCTGTAGCATCACGGAAATTTGATGATTACTATATTAGTATAGAACTgcgggtaaaatgggacaactttttagtACCTAATAACAACGCTCGCTTGGACTAACGGAAACGACCGGtctatttatgtaaatattctttatttactagtAAATGGTACGATAAAGGAGATTGAAAACGTGCCTTATCTTATGCCacacaactatatataaaaaagtgccagggtattttgtttacatatgTGTGTACTGCTTTACATAATGTAGTTTTTTATGCTTAAAAGTTTGAATTAAGGCATATTTAAGCTGAAGATTCTGCTGTAGACGTACCTGGTTAAATGCAGATAGTATAAAGTGACATAGAATGGTaagtcccatttggtattagaTTATTTAGATTATTTAGaatattaataaagtataATTATTGCCCTTATCTGTAATATTTGTTATACGTAAAGTGTACCATTCTTGGAGTTATGAAGtggaatgtatttttttttacattaagcGCGCAGACGAAAAGTTAGAAAGCGAACCCTATGTTTTTGTTGGCTTCGCGCACAATGGACATACGATATGTGTTTCTATGGGGGGCTTTATTACTTGGTTGATGCTTGTTTTGACATCGTTCCTCACAAAGGCAGACTAAACATTAGCTTCTGCTTTGATATAGGCTGTTCCGCGTTTTTACTTCGAAAGTGTAGGCTCGTTGAACCGTTCTATTCAAAGAACATAGATATCAGTTGTATATCTATTTACTTTGGNNNNNNNNNNNNNNNNNNNNNNNNNNNNNNNNNNNNNNNNNNNNNNNNNNNNNNNNNNNNNNNNNNNNNNNNNNNNNNNNNNNNNNNNNNNNNNNNNNNNNNNNNNNNNNNNNNNNNNNNNNNNNNNNNNNNNNNNNNNNNNNNNNNNNNNNNNNNNNNNNNNNNNNNNNNNNNNNNNNNNNNNNNNNNNNNNNNNNNNNNNNNNNNNNNNNATGTCCGGCGTTCGTGCTGAAAAGGTGTTCATTTCGGAATGTTTGATAAATCATAATTGCTGAATGATAttgaacttatttttatagGACAGTGCACACCTAAGTACGGCTCGTAAGGTGCACATTGGAAATGTACTGGATGTTCATTTTCACCAACTCTCAGAACCTGTTCCTGTTAACATTCTACCACATGGTAAGTCATCCctgtttattgtattttgtttatacttacaacaacttaaaaaaataatcgataaaaaaggaagaaataaagaaaacaattCTAGCTCCAACTAAACAAATAGGACTGCCGGTTGGGTTGAACGACTCCGTGATGATCCGATTGCATACGCAGGTTCCAGCGGGATGCTATATCTGCTGTAGtactaattgcttttataaccaAAGATCACAGTTTACGATGtttcgtttaaatttattcgTTTTCCTTATATGACATCGGGCAAAAGCTTACTTAACGGTCGGATAAAGGCTAGTAAAACCTCGCCATAAGCCTAGTCGGACCTTGAGGTATAAGTGCCAGTAGTGTCATTTCTATCTCGTTAGTTAGTTCTCGCTATTGCGTTACAATTAAACGCGAATTATATACCAAGAGAATCATGTgacagcagtgtgacgtcatgtgataaaacaaaaaacgaTTTGGGCCTGTCAGCAGCTGAACGGGATACTATTAAACTCGTTAACATTAGTACACGGCGTATAGAAGAAGCTGAGACATGGGGACAAAAAAACGTCTCGGTAATAACGATTTAACGGTTATTTTAACGTATATAATGACTTACGCTCAAGTATTGCAAAAACCAACAACACAAAGATGAGTTTTAAAGGATGCTGCGACTCGGTTAAGCTACATGAGAATTGTTTCCAAACCGCAAcgataaaacaataacatcaAAATAAGAGATTGTAGCTtcaatgaatgagcacgtatTATTATTAGCATAAGTTTAATTGACCATTTTCCTATTGCGGTAAATTAAACTCGAGTAGGTAAAGTGCTTTCATAAAGGTCTTACTCAATAAGAATGTTGAAACTACTCTATTGGTGGTAACTATATTCTTTAATATATCAAcactttaatataaacttcAAACCAAACCAATgcatttttgttggtatggtaaaataaaaaagttcgAAACAGAAAGTCTGGACACTGGagttggtaaaaaataagGAACTTCACTTTTGCGAGCACGTCACGTTTGGACACAGAagagtgttggggtaatggcctaAATCATAGGTCCTCAAGAACCTTAAccatacttaaaaataaaacaaaataactgttttttcaacaaaaccaTCGGAAAGAGCGTTCGCTAGAATTACTAGCGGGATACAAGTTCGCACGATTTTATTAAGAATCTAGCATAACATCGCTAAttttgttagtttaaaatcTAAGAATTGGCTggaaaattgataaaaataaataaggaTTTAATTTTAGTCAAGAGATTAGAAATGTAAAGAATGGGAAAATCTGCAGAAAATATCGCCCacataacaacaaaaagacactgtttgacaaaaaaaatatatgaccACGTACGTGCTCAACAATAACTGTTTTGGGTAgagtaactttaaaatatagccTACAAGAattattatgttaaaaatgatGTAAGAATACGTATTGTAGCAGTCGGGATTTGCTATGTGCAAACCACGCAGCCTGATATGCACCGACCCTACACTAGGTCACTAGGACTTCCGCACTTAAGCGAACGCGACGCCTCACAATGCCTTCTTCCGGTTCTCCCAATAAACACACGAATTGCAAAGCGACGGTTCtctgttaaatgaatgaaatgaatgaatatcaCTTAACAGAAGAGGTGAAACTAATAAGGTAGTACGGTATATAAACAGTTCACATAGGAAAACAACATTAGCACCAAATTAGGCTTAATTAACACGTTTGAGGTAACCAATGAATAATAGTACACGTACCAACTTGTTAGGCGATCAGGCGGAATGAAATCCACAATAATGATTACACAATGTCCAAACAAGCAATGTACTTTAACTTAAATCACTGTAAATAGCATCACAATAATCACTTTTATATAAAGAGGTAAACTTAATTAGTACATCACTAATACTGCACATAAAAACTACTTAATTGCTTNNNNNNNNNNNNNNNNNNNNNNNNNNNNNNNNNNNNNNNNNNNNNNNNNNTGAATATCACTTAACAGAAGAGGTGAAACTAATAAGGTAGTACGGTATATAAACAGTTCACATAGGAAAACAACATTAGCACCAAATTAGGCTTAATTAACACGTTTGAGGTAACCAATGAATAATAGTACACGTACCAACTTGTTAGGCGATCAGGCGGAATGAAATCCACAATAATGATTACACAATGTCCAAACAAGCAATGTACTTTAACTTAAATCACTGTAAATAGCATCACAATAATCACTTTTATATAAAGAGGTAAACTTAATTAGTACATCACTAATACTGCACATAAAAACTACTTAATTGCTTCAGCTTATGGCTAGTACGTGGCTATAACGCAATACTGTCAAATACGGTTTCCTAATATCCAGACATTACTGATAACACAACGTGGTTCATAACAAAGAACTGCCCACGTGACTGGGTAACCATGACGATAAGCATAAAATGGATACGAGTAAGGATGATGCATGCAGCGTAACTAAATGACGTATGAATGACGTGAAGAATGGATGAAAGTATAATAACTCGCTGTAACACGTATTGTAAGGTACGTAACCTGCTTAGAGCTCTGGTATAAATACATAATGAGTAGAATTTATGTAACTGTGAACTATCGCAATAAAGGAATATGATCTGTAACTCTTcgtggttaaaaaaataaaaaaagcaagaCTACTAAAACAACTGTTCCAAGAATATGGATTGATTGGCAAGCGAAAAAGGTAACCCTCTTCTTTTAAACAGCTGAAAATCTACAAAGCCAGTTAGTCGAACGTTCGAACCAAGTTATTGGAGAGTCCAACATGCCAATACAACTTGATTGTAATATAATAGCAGTACGACTTGAGATGACAGATGTACGACAACCAATAGATGATGAATGGAAAAAAGAGATGCAACGCAGAGACTATCTAAGtttaaattgttcaaaaacatCTTCAGTAACTATAGACCAACTGTTCGACAGAGCGTTGGAAAATGCGAAacgaaatgttaaaactaGGTGTTCAACAGCAGCTGCGAAAGCTGAGTACACAAAAAGACATGCTAACATTGTTGGGGTGGTTGGACCTCCAGGTGTTGGAAAGACCACTCTTTCAAAGATGATGGTAAACCAAATTCTCAAGCATGAATTTCTACCTGACACCGAATATCTGTTCTTCATTAAAGTGAAAGACATTAACTTTAATACGAAGATGACACCGCTAGAATTTCTAACCACCAACAGCAGgattaaagtaaattacactGAAGAGGAAAGCAAGGCTTTGATTGCATTACTGTACAACAATCCAAATGTTATCATCTTTTTTGATGGATTGGATGAAGCTTCATCGAATGAGTTCGCCATGATCTCCCACGTGTGTAAACTTGATGGGGAAGAGCTCCCTATCGACATCATGAAGAATTTGTTCAACTCTACACTGCTACCCAACGCTAAAATAGTTGTTACATCAAAGTCGGGCCAAATGTACAAGCTGCACCCCGATTATCGACCTACTTCTATTTTTGAAGTTCTTGGACTCCTGGAAGAAGCAAAGAATATTCTTGGAACGCAGCTTTGTGGAGAGAAGTACCCAGccatcaaaaaaatattggacCAACAACCACACCTTGCTCAACTGTGTTATCTTccaattaattttattctaatCGTTTCTTGTTTGCTCTCAAACGAAGGCAGtgatattaaaacaatgactCAAGTTTTAATCTTATTCTTGACCAGATTTGTAGAGTCATCCCATTTGAAAGGAAGGGTTACCCCGAACAAAGTTGGAGCTGAAATGGTTAAACTTGCTCGCCTTGCATATAAGGGTCTTCGACAAAGGAAACTTGTTTTTGAGAAAAGTGACTTTGATGACGTGGAACTGGCTGATGAAATGgttacaaacttttttcaCACTTATGTCGGTAAATCGTCTGGATTACAAATGAAAATCCTTGAAGGGAATATACGAAGTTACTTCACTCACCGCACCTGGCAAGAATTTTACGCAGCTGTATATTTAATGCTGTTTATTTCGTATCAGGAGTTaaaactattcaagtttata
The Ciona intestinalis unplaced genomic scaffold, KH HT000554.1, whole genome shotgun sequence genome window above contains:
- the LOC104265862 gene encoding uncharacterized protein LOC104265862; this encodes MDSAHLSTARKVHIGNVLDVHFHQLSEPVPVNILPHAENLQSQLVERSNQVIGESNMPIQLDCNIIAVRLEMTDVRQPIDDEWKKEMQRRDYLSLNCSKTSSVTIDQLFDRALENAKRNVKTRCSTAAAKAEYTKRHANIVGVVGPPGVGKTTLSKMMVNQILKHEFLPDTEYLFFIKVKDINFNTKMTPLEFLTTNSRIKVNYTEEESKALIALLYNNPNVIIFFDGLDEASSNEFAMISHVCKLDGEELPIDIMKNLFNSTLLPNAKIVVTSKSGQMYKLHPDYRPTSIFEVLGLLEEAKNILGTQLCGEKYPAIKKILDQQPHLAQLCYLPINFILIVSCLLSNEGSDIKTMTQVLILFLTRFVESSHLKGRVTPNKVGAEMVKLARLAYKGLRQRKLVFEKSDFDDVELADEMVTNFFHTYVGKSSGLQMKILEGNIRSYFTHRTWQEFYAAVYLMLFISYQELKLFKFIFKDTQWKQVVRFMYGLCNPHSYKQLKLIFPAKMVKDYEEKKKFMQSMMTESFDPIWGDDLVRRFGWLHEYNDDETSRKFEDVLSVRLEIDAAGHLSVAADIVYALRSFTKPHKLQLYSFLKISNKMIGSVESLLRGIHGTTTTVGTVSVGSLIKFIFSCYEIFNFLFLLGKL